In Scylla paramamosain isolate STU-SP2022 chromosome 1, ASM3559412v1, whole genome shotgun sequence, one DNA window encodes the following:
- the LOC135101013 gene encoding large ribosomal subunit protein uL11m-like, producing the protein MSKAGSKMKAMKKVVDKVVHGNLIKTNIPAGMAVAGPPLGPMLGQRGLNIAAFCKDFNARTAHFIEGVPLPCRILVKSDRSYELTIHNPPSTYFLKQAAGIQRGAMSPGKEIAGKITLKHVYEIAKIKQQDPPLYLTPLKEICELVIGSAHSCGIEVVRDLDAKEYEEFLNERKLVVEDQQRELQEKKEAKLLRK; encoded by the exons ATGAGCAAGGCAGGCAGCAAAATGAAGGCAATGAAGAAAGTGGTGGATAAGGTGGTCCATGGTAACCTCATCAAGACCAACATACCTGCTGGGATGGCTGTTGCTGGACCACCACTTGGACCCATGCTGGGACAG CGTGGCCTCAACATCGCAGCATTCTGTAAGGATTTCAATGCCCGTACTGCACATTTCATTGAAGGCGTCCCACTTCCATGCAGGATACTTGTGAAGTCAGACCGCTCTTATGAACTCACCATCCACAATCCACCATCAACATACTTTCTTAAGCAAGCTGCTGGGATCCAGAGAGGTGCTATGAGTCCAG GCAAAGAAATCGCTGGAAAAATAACCCTAAAGCATGTATATGAAATAGCCAAAATCAAACAACAAGATCCACCCTTATATCTCACACCTCTCAAAGAAATTTGTGAATTGGTCATCGGTTCAGCGCACTCTTGTGGGATTGAG GTTGTAAGAGATCTAGACGCCAAAGAATATGAGGAATTCCTTAATGAACGCAAATTGGTGGTTGAAGACCAGCAGCGAGAGttgcaagagaagaaagaagcaaagttgttaaggaaatag
- the LOC135100997 gene encoding uncharacterized protein LOC135100997 codes for MRWWRPVPVSVLVVVLLVLIFISWGLFLFFYENWTASFFSLTRILSAADTDVHPSDTHPHAFNIHPHITNILSHTINITATDIAPRNNQANTADIPTNSTNTQAYGSPNTTTTTTTTTTTFPSSRVPQGAPSDAASDEECAEQYQGEGPMRRVVLWTPFWHSWDGWKGMIRDHGALREGRCATWRCEFLWGPNVTTAQVQEADAVMFFSLDVLMRPLPPRLPHALWIWLELEAPIISQMATPLWNQLESVGVFFNLTMSYHHLNPITALAGELVPLSTPQHCPISSTFYLDTSSPTYTSYSHHMHKFSHWLRENGVAVDGRLRNERDRRHGGLIHQPDDNTTLTEPLPEDYNEEGQGNETSLMEDNDFTLTAEEIALATRPRVAAWMASHCHTDSRREDLVTALQGFIAITTVGKCGELKCGENHMDDYCFRWLSASHLFYLSFENALCDDYHTEKLWIPLKYGMVPVVYGGPSYRHTLPFNSYIDVLKFPSAAALANHLLYLATHPAAYLRHLQWRRYWRVRRVLPWCDLCATLHRQTDPVRTTLTQWWTNTATCYEPPPWKQY; via the exons ATGAGGTGGTGGAGGCCAGTTCCGGTgtctgtgctggtggtggtgctcctcGTCCTGATCTTTATCTCGTGgggtcttttccttttcttttatgaaaACTGGAccgcttccttcttctccctgacCCGCATCCTCTCCGCAGCAGACACTGATGTTCATCCCTCAGACACTCACCCTCACGCCTTCAACATTCATCCCCACATCACAAACATTCTTTCCCACACCATAAATATCACCGCTACAGACATTGCCCCCAGAAATAATCAAGCCAACACTGCAGATATTCCCACTAATAGCACCAACACTCAGGCGTATGGCAGccccaacaccactaccaccaccaccaccaccaccaccactttcccttcctcgcgTGTCCCTCAAGGAGCCCCGAGCGATGCAG CCTCTGACGAGGAGTGCGCGGAGCAGTACCAGGGGGAGGGGCCAATGCGGCGCGTGGTGCTGTGGACGCCCTTCTGGCACTCCTGGGACGGCTGGAAGGGGATGATCCGCGACCACGGGGCTCTAAGGGAGGGTCGCTGCGCCACCTGGAG GTGTGAGTTCCTGTGGGGCCCGAATGTGACCACGGCCCAGGTGCAGGAAGCCGATGCCGTGATGTTCTTCAGCCTGGACGTGCTGATGCGTCCCttgcctccccgcctccctcacGCCCTCTGGATTTGGCTGGAGCTGGAG GCGCCAATCATCAGCCAGATGGCAACACCCCTGTGGAACCAGCTGGAGAGCGTAGGTGTGTTCTTCAACCTCACAATGTCGTACCACCACCTCAACCCCATCACGGCCCTGGCCGGAGAGCTCGTGCCCCTGTCCACTCCTCAGCATTGtccaatctcttcaaccttcTACCTCGACACATCTTCCCCAACCTACACTTCCTACAGCCACCATATGCACAAGTTCAGTCACTGGCTGCGTGAGAACGGAGTGGCAGTTGATGGGAGGCTGCGAAACGAGCGAGACAGACGACATGGCGGTTTGATTCATCAGCCTGACGATAACACCACGCTGACGGAGCCGCTGCCGGAGGACTACAATGAGGAAGGTCAAGGTAATGAAACCTCTTTGATGGAAGACAATGACTTTACGCTAACTGCTGAAGAGATTGCATTAGCAACGCGACCGAGAGTGGCGGCGTGGATGGCAAGCCACTGCCACACGGACTCTCGGCGGGAGGACCTGGTGACGGCGCTGCAGGGCTTCATAGCAATCACCACGGTGGGCAAATGCGGTGAGTTGAAGTGCGGTGAGAACCACATGGACGACTATTGTTTCAGGTGGCTGTCAGCCTCACACCTTTTTTACTTGTCTTTCGAGAACGCCTTGTGCGATGACTACCACACTGAGAAGCTGTGGATCCCACTGAAATACGGCATGGTGCCTGTAGTGTACGGCGGGCCCAGTTACCGCCACACTCTGCCCTTCAATTCCTATATTGACGTACTCAAGTTCCCCAGCGCCGCTGCCCTCGCCAACCACCTCCTGTATCTAGCCACTCACCCTGCTGCATACTTGCGACACCTGCAGTGGCGGCGGTACTGGCGGGTGCGCAGGGTGTTGCCTTGGTGTGACCTATGTGCTACCCTCCACCGCCAAACTGACCCCGTGCGCACCACTCTGACTCAGTGGTGGACCAACACCGCCACCTGCTATGAGCCTCCCCCTTGGAAACAATACTGA